Proteins found in one Paraburkholderia caballeronis genomic segment:
- the era gene encoding GTPase Era — translation MNDALTPTPAGFRCGTVAIVGRPNVGKSTLMNALVGQKISITSRKAQTTRHRITGINTVDDAQYVFVDTPGFQTRHSTALNRSLNRAVTSTLTSVDAVLFVIEAGRFGPDDQKVLDLIPPSAPTILIANKIDRVSDKATLYPFIQQVQALREFREIVPLSAKNPDDITRLLATLKPYLPEGDPIYGEDDLTDRSERFLAAEILREKVFRWTGDELPYTSTVLIEKFETEGRLRRIFATILVERDGHKAMVIGQKGAKLKQISTEARLDMEKLFDGPIYLETFVKVRSGWADNDAGLRAYGYE, via the coding sequence ATGAACGACGCTCTCACCCCCACTCCTGCCGGCTTCCGTTGCGGCACGGTCGCGATCGTCGGTCGTCCGAACGTCGGCAAGTCGACGTTGATGAACGCGCTCGTCGGCCAGAAGATCAGCATCACGTCGCGCAAGGCGCAGACCACGCGGCACCGGATCACCGGGATCAACACGGTCGATGACGCGCAATACGTGTTCGTCGACACACCCGGCTTCCAGACCCGCCACAGCACCGCGCTGAACCGCTCGCTGAACCGCGCCGTGACGTCGACGCTGACGTCCGTCGACGCAGTGCTGTTCGTGATCGAGGCTGGCCGTTTCGGTCCCGACGACCAGAAGGTGCTCGACCTGATCCCCCCGTCCGCGCCGACGATCCTGATCGCGAACAAGATCGACCGCGTCAGCGACAAGGCGACGTTGTACCCGTTCATCCAGCAGGTGCAGGCGCTGCGCGAATTCCGCGAGATCGTGCCGCTGTCCGCGAAGAATCCGGACGACATCACGCGGCTGCTCGCGACGCTGAAACCTTATCTGCCCGAGGGCGATCCGATCTACGGCGAGGATGACCTGACCGATCGCAGCGAACGCTTCCTCGCGGCCGAAATCCTGCGCGAGAAGGTGTTCCGCTGGACCGGCGACGAACTGCCGTACACGAGCACCGTGCTGATCGAAAAGTTCGAGACCGAAGGGCGGCTGCGCCGGATTTTCGCGACGATCCTCGTCGAGCGCGACGGCCACAAGGCGATGGTGATCGGGCAGAAGGGCGCGAAGCTCAAGCAGATCAGCACCGAGGCGCGGCTCGACATGGAGAAGCTGTTCGACGGGCCGATATACCTCGAAACCTTCGTGAAGGTGAGAAGCGGCTGGGCCGACAACGACGCCGGGCTGCGCGCCTATGGTTACGAGTGA
- the recO gene encoding DNA repair protein RecO, with translation MVTSDETVTGTRDVTLDASDDVGAAFGGGEPAPDDAPLPAAAPRRARGKSRPSAGEASASEARTKSASRRAPRAPSVPDYRIAEQPAFVLHSYPYRETSLIIDVLSRDHGRVALVAKGAKRPHSALRGVLQTFQPLSLSWTGKGEVRTLTGAEWVGGMRPLAGDALLCGFYANELLVKFLAREDAHPQLFHHYVVTLTRLAYDEPPVQVLRSFERVLLRETGYALALDRTVARRAVVPEGRYVFDPERGVRDASDEFPAQWPVLSGQTLLDMEQDDYHRPQTVTQSKALMRFLLNTYLGGTPLATRQILIDLQNL, from the coding sequence ATGGTTACGAGTGACGAGACGGTCACCGGTACGCGCGACGTGACGCTCGATGCGTCGGACGACGTCGGCGCGGCCTTCGGCGGCGGCGAACCCGCGCCGGACGATGCACCGCTCCCCGCCGCCGCGCCGCGGCGCGCCCGCGGCAAGTCGCGGCCATCGGCCGGCGAAGCCTCTGCCAGCGAAGCCCGAACGAAATCGGCGTCGCGCCGCGCGCCTCGTGCGCCGTCGGTGCCCGACTACCGGATCGCCGAGCAGCCGGCGTTCGTGCTGCACAGCTACCCGTATCGCGAGACCAGTCTGATCATCGACGTGCTGTCGCGCGATCACGGCCGCGTCGCGCTCGTCGCGAAAGGCGCGAAGCGTCCGCATTCGGCGCTGCGCGGCGTGCTGCAGACGTTCCAGCCGCTGTCGTTGTCGTGGACCGGCAAGGGCGAAGTCCGCACGCTGACCGGTGCCGAATGGGTCGGCGGGATGCGGCCGCTCGCCGGCGACGCGCTGCTGTGCGGCTTCTACGCGAACGAATTGCTGGTGAAGTTCCTCGCGCGCGAGGACGCGCATCCGCAACTGTTCCATCACTACGTGGTCACGCTGACTCGCCTCGCGTACGACGAGCCGCCGGTGCAGGTGCTGCGCTCGTTCGAACGCGTGCTGTTGCGCGAGACCGGCTACGCGCTCGCGCTCGACCGGACCGTCGCGCGCCGCGCGGTCGTGCCGGAGGGGCGCTACGTGTTCGACCCGGAGCGCGGCGTGCGCGACGCGTCGGACGAGTTTCCCGCGCAGTGGCCGGTGCTGTCCGGCCAGACGTTGCTCGACATGGAGCAGGACGATTACCATCGCCCGCAGACCGTCACGCAGAGCAAGGCGCTGATGCGTTTCCTGCTGAACACCTACCTTGGCGGCACGCCGCTCGCGACGCGCCAGATCCTGATCGACCTGCAGAATCTATGA
- the pdxJ gene encoding pyridoxine 5'-phosphate synthase, whose protein sequence is MSFFLTSPHVIELGVNIDHVATLRNARGTSYPDPVRAALQAEEAGADAITLHLREDRRHIVDADVRTLRPQLRTRMNLECAVTAEMLDIACEIKPHDVCLVPEKRQELTTEGGLDVAGQFDAVSAACRQLADAGIRVSLFIDPDETQIRAAHETGAPVVELHTGRYAEAHDAGEQEREYERVVRGVDCGIGLGLKVNAGHGLHYTNVQPIAAIDGIAELNIGHAIVAHAIFAGWDNAVREMKAIMVAARLGARA, encoded by the coding sequence ATGAGCTTCTTCCTGACCTCGCCCCACGTGATCGAACTCGGCGTCAACATCGACCACGTCGCCACGCTGCGCAACGCGCGCGGCACGTCCTATCCCGATCCGGTCCGCGCGGCGCTGCAGGCCGAGGAGGCGGGCGCCGACGCGATCACGCTGCATCTGCGCGAAGACCGCCGGCACATCGTCGATGCGGACGTGCGCACGCTGCGGCCGCAATTGCGCACGCGGATGAACCTCGAATGCGCGGTCACCGCCGAGATGCTCGACATCGCGTGCGAGATCAAGCCCCACGACGTGTGCCTCGTGCCGGAGAAGCGTCAGGAGTTGACGACCGAAGGCGGCCTCGACGTCGCCGGCCAGTTCGATGCGGTCAGCGCCGCGTGCCGGCAGCTCGCGGACGCGGGCATCCGCGTGTCGCTGTTCATCGACCCGGACGAGACGCAGATTCGCGCGGCGCACGAAACCGGCGCGCCGGTCGTCGAACTGCACACCGGCCGTTATGCGGAAGCGCACGACGCGGGCGAGCAGGAGCGCGAATACGAGCGCGTCGTGCGCGGCGTCGATTGCGGGATCGGCCTCGGCCTGAAGGTCAATGCGGGCCACGGGCTGCACTACACGAACGTCCAGCCGATCGCCGCGATCGACGGCATCGCGGAACTGAACATCGGCCATGCGATCGTCGCGCACGCGATCTTCGCGGGTTGGGACAACGCGGTCCGCGAGATGAAGGCGATCATGGTGGCCGCGCGTCTCGGCGCGCGCGCCTGA
- the acpS gene encoding holo-ACP synthase, whose product MAIYGIGTDIIQISRVAAVMERTEGRFASRVLGPDELRVYEARNARSAVRGLAYLCTRFSAKEAFSKAIGTGMHWPMTWRAVQTLNEPSGRPVMVASGELAQWLDARGISVRVTISDERDYAVSFVIAETVDAASPAA is encoded by the coding sequence ATGGCGATCTACGGCATCGGCACCGACATCATCCAGATCAGCCGCGTCGCGGCCGTGATGGAGCGCACCGAAGGGCGTTTCGCGTCGCGCGTGCTCGGCCCCGACGAACTGCGCGTGTACGAGGCGCGCAACGCGCGCTCGGCCGTGCGCGGACTCGCGTATCTGTGCACGCGTTTCTCCGCGAAAGAAGCGTTTTCGAAGGCGATCGGCACCGGCATGCACTGGCCGATGACGTGGCGCGCGGTGCAGACGCTGAACGAGCCGAGCGGCCGGCCGGTGATGGTCGCGTCCGGCGAACTCGCGCAATGGCTCGACGCGCGCGGCATCAGCGTGCGCGTGACGATCAGCGACGAACGCGACTACGCGGTGTCGTTCGTGATCGCGGAGACGGTGGACGCCGCCAGTCCCGCCGCATGA
- the nagZ gene encoding beta-N-acetylhexosaminidase — MKNSPGPVMLDVVGKTLTDDDARRLAHPMTGGVILFARHFESRAQLVALTDAIREVRDDLLIAVDHEGGRVQRFRTDGFTLLPAMRRVGELWDKDVLLATKVATAVGYILASELRACGIDLSFTPVLDLDYGQSKAIGDRAFHRDPRVVTLLAKSLNHGLALAGMANCGKHFPGHGYAHADSHVAVPIDDRPLDAILREDAMPYDWLGLSLAAVMPGHVIYPQVDPKPAGFSRIWVQEILRGKLRFGGVVFSDDLSMEAARQGGTLTEAAQAALAAGCDMVLVCNQPDEAEKVLNALHVEPTKASRRRIRRLRPRGKALRWNKLVADPAYLAAQALLRETMP, encoded by the coding sequence ATGAAAAACAGTCCCGGACCCGTAATGCTGGACGTGGTCGGCAAGACGCTGACCGACGACGACGCGCGCCGTCTCGCGCATCCGATGACAGGCGGCGTGATTCTTTTTGCACGCCATTTCGAGAGCCGCGCGCAGCTCGTTGCGTTGACCGATGCGATCCGCGAAGTGCGCGACGACCTGCTGATCGCGGTCGATCACGAAGGCGGCCGCGTGCAGCGTTTCCGCACCGACGGCTTCACGTTGCTGCCCGCGATGCGGCGCGTGGGCGAGCTGTGGGACAAGGACGTGCTGCTCGCGACGAAGGTCGCGACCGCGGTCGGCTACATCCTCGCGAGCGAACTGCGTGCCTGCGGGATCGACCTCAGCTTCACGCCGGTGCTCGACCTCGATTACGGCCAGTCGAAGGCGATCGGCGACCGCGCGTTCCATCGCGATCCGCGTGTTGTCACGCTGCTCGCGAAGAGCCTGAACCACGGGCTCGCGCTCGCCGGCATGGCGAACTGCGGCAAGCATTTCCCCGGACACGGTTATGCGCACGCAGACTCGCACGTCGCGGTGCCCATCGACGACCGGCCGCTCGACGCGATCCTCCGCGAGGACGCGATGCCGTACGACTGGCTCGGGCTGTCGCTCGCGGCGGTGATGCCGGGTCACGTGATCTACCCGCAGGTGGACCCGAAGCCGGCCGGCTTCTCGCGGATCTGGGTGCAGGAGATCCTGCGCGGCAAGCTGCGGTTTGGCGGCGTCGTGTTCAGCGACGACCTGTCGATGGAGGCGGCGCGCCAGGGCGGCACGCTGACCGAGGCGGCGCAGGCGGCATTGGCCGCCGGCTGCGACATGGTGCTCGTGTGCAACCAGCCGGACGAAGCGGAGAAGGTGCTGAACGCGCTGCACGTCGAGCCGACGAAGGCGTCGCGCCGGCGCATTCGCAGGCTGCGTCCGCGCGGCAAGGCGCTGCGCTGGAACAAGCTCGTTGCGGATCCCGCGTATCTCGCCGCGCAGGCGCTGTTGAGGGAAACGATGCCCTGA